AAGATCGCCGTCGGCCAGGGCGACACCGTGATCCTCGCCTCCTCGCTGATTCCGGGCAACGAAAACGCCGTGTTCCGCATCATCAACGGCCTGCTCAAGCTTGGCGCGGACGTCATCCACAAGGGCACCGCCAAGGTGCACGTCTCCGGCCATGCGGCCGCAGGCGAACTGCTCTACTGCTACAACATCCTGCAGCCCAGGAATGTCATGCCCGTGCACGGGGAAACCCGCCACCTGATCGCCAACGGCAAGATCGCGCAGTCGTCAGGGGTCCCGGCGTCGAACGTGCTGCTGACCGGCGACGGCGCAGTGATCGACCTAGCCGAGGGGCGGGCGCGGATCACCGGCCAGGTGGAGTGTGGCTTCGTGTACGTGGACGGGCAGAGCGTGGGCGAAATCACGGATGAGGACCTCAAGGACCGGCGCATCCTCGGCGACGAAGGCTTCATTTCGATCATCACCGTGGTCAACCGTTCCACCGGCAAGATTGTTTCCGGCCCGGACATCCACGCCCGCGGCGTGGCCGAGGAAGACTCCGTCTTTGACGAGATCAAGCCCCAGATCGCCGCGGCCCTCGAGGAAGCGGTGACGGCCAGCACCGACCACACCACTCACCAGCTCCAGCAGGTGGTGCGCCGGGTGATCGGCACCTGGGTCAACCGCAGGCTCCGCCGCCGCCCCATGATCATTCCCGTGGTCCTGGAGGCATAGCCCGCCACCGCGGCCGTTGGAAGCCGAAATCCGCGGAAAGTTGCGCCAAACAAGGTAGCTTGGGAGGTATGGCGACTCGTTCTTCCCCCGCTCGCGCGTCCGCCGGCAAGCAAGGCGGCGCGTCCGCGCGCCCTGCGAAGACCGCCAAAATGCCGAGCACCCGCAGCAGGCAAACCGTTCCCGAACCGCAGCATGTCTGGCCGGTGCGCTTTGTCGCCGGCCTGTGGCAGGGGCTGGGGCACCTGATCGGCGGGGCCATCCGCCGCATGGGCGCCGACGTCAGCGGCATCGCCCACGAGGACCGCCGCGACGGCAGCGGCCTGTTCTTCATCCTCCTCGCCGCGCTCATCGCCACCTTTGAGTGGTGGGGCCTGACCGGCGGCGTGGCCGACGCCGTCCACGGCGTCTTTCAGGGCACGTTCGGCTGGTTCGCGGCCATGCTGCCGCCCATGCTGCTGATCTTCGCCATCCTGGTGTTCCGCCAGCCCACCAACGTCCGCGCCAACAACCGCGTCGCCATCGGCTTCTCCCTCATGGTCATCTCCGGCTGCGCGCTGGCACACGTGGCCGGCGGCATGCCTGACGCCGGCAGCGGCTTTGCCGGCGTCAGCCGCGCCGGCGGCATGGTCGGCATGATCGGCGGCGGCCTGGTCGGCGCGGCCAGCCCGGTGCTGGCCGTCGCCGTCTTCTCGATCCTGGCCTTCTTCAGCCTCCTGATCCTCACCGCCACACCCATCCGCCACATTCCCGACCGGCTGCGCAGCCTCTACGAACAGCTCGTCGGCACCGCTCCGCGGCATGACGACGTTGCCGACGGCCACGACCAGAGCTACCTCTACGACCGCGAAGACCTTCCCAAGGAGAAGAAGCCCCGCGCCCTGCGCGGCCGCAAGAAGGCGGCCGCGGACACGCTCGAGCCGGGCTACGACACTGACGGTGCCTTTGACACGCCACTGGTTGACGTGGCCGACGACGACACCGGGGCAGCGCCTGCCGTGCCGTCCCTGCCGCCGGGCGTGCGGCGTCCCACGCGGGACGAGCTGGCCGCGGACAGGATCAAGGCCCGCCAGGGCCTGCCCACCTCCACCGGCCACGAGGCCGCGGACGGCCACCTGGCCGCGCCGGACGCGGTCACCGAGGCCATCGGGATCGTGACGGCCGGCGCCGCCACCCGGGCCATGCCAGCCCCGCCCAGCAGCGTGCCCGCGCCGATCCCTGCGCGGTCGGAGCAGCTGCAGCTCTCCGGGGACGTCACCTACACCCTGCCGGAATCGGACTTCCTGCCCGCCGGGCCGCCGGCGAAGGACGCCACGGATGCCAACGACGCAGTGGTGGCGGCGCTGACCGACACCCTGAACCAGTTCAATGTGGACGCGGCCGTGACCGGCTTCAGCCGCGGCCCCACCGTCACACGGTATGAGATTGAGCTGGCGTCCGGCACCAAGGTGGAGCGCGTCACGGCCCTGAGCAAGAACATCTCCTACGCCGTGGCGTCCTCGGACGTGCGCATCCTCAGCCCGATCCCGGGCAAGAGCGCCATCGGCATCGAAATCCCGAACGCGGACAAGGAGATCGTGGTCCTCGGCGACGTCCTGCGGTCGGCCAACGCCCGGCGCACCGACCATCCCATGGTCATGGGCGTCGGCAAGGACGTCGAGGGCGGCTTCGTCGTGGCCAACCTGGCCAAGATGCCGCACCTGCTGGTGGCCGGCGCCACCGGCGCCGGAAAGTCCTCCTTCGTCAACTCCATGATTGTTTCGATCCTGATGCGCTCCACGCCCGACGAGGTCCGCATGGTCATGGTCGACCCCAAACGTGTGGAACTGACCGCCTACGAGGGCGTCCCGCACCTGATCACCCCCATCATCACCAACCCCAAGAAGGCCGCCGAGGCGCTGCAGTGGGTGGTGCGCGAAATGGACCAGCGCTACGACGACCTGGCCAACTACGGCTTCAAGCACATTGACGAATTCAACAAGGCGGTCAAGGCCGGCAAGGTCCATCCGCCCGTCGACTCCAAGCGCATCATCCGCCCGTACCCGTACCTGCTGGTGATCGTGGACGAGCTCGCCGACCTGATGATGGTGGCCCCGCGCGACGTCGAAGACTCCATTGTGCGCATCACCCAGCTCGCCCGGGCCGCCGGCATCCACCTGGTGCTGGCCACGCAGCGCCCGTCCGTGGACGTGGTGACCGGCCTGATCAAGGCCAACGTCCCGTCCCGGATGGCGTTCGCCACGTCCTCCGTCACGGACTCCCGCGTGGTCCTGGACCAGCCGGGCGCCGAAAAGCTGCTGGGCCAGGGCGACGCCCTGTTCCTGCCGATGGGCAAGTCCAAGCCGATCCGTGTCCAGGGAGCCTGGGTCACCGAGGCCGAGATCAAGCGCGTCGTGGACCATGTCAAGGGCCAGCTGACAGTCCACTACCGCGACGACGTGGCCGTTGAGGCACCCAGGAAGCAGATCGAAGACGACATCGGCGACGACCTGGAGTTGCTGCTGCAGGCCACCGAGCTGGTGGTCACCACGCAGTTTGGCTCCACCTCGATGCTCCAGCGCAAGCTGCGGGTCGGCTTCGCCAAGGCCGGGCGCCTGATGGACCTGCTGGAATCGCGCGGCGTGGTTGGACCTTCCGAGGGTTCCAAGGCGCGCGACGTCCTCGTCAAGCCCGACGACCTTGCCGCCACGCTGGCCGCCATCCGGGGCGGCGGTGCGGGCGAGGGTCCTGCCGAAGGCGGAGCTGGCGTCGCGCCAACGGAAGGCGGACCGTCCGACGGCGGGCCGGGCCCGGCAGTCGGGGACGCCATGACGGCCGCCCTGACGGAGAACGCGAACGCCAACCACGGCTGGGGCACGGACCTGGTGGCCGAGGACCTGGCCAGCCGCACCGAGGCCGTGGACTACTACGACGGTGACGACGAGGACGGCGGCGAGGACGCATGGTCGCTGACCGGACGGTGAGGCCGGGCTGCCGGGCGCCTACCGGCCCCGGGCCGAATGGCGATAGCCTTGCACAGTGACCGATAACGCCGCACCAGCCCCGCCCCGACCCTCAAACTGGAACCTGCCGAACGCCCTGACCATGCTGCGCATCGTGCTGGTGCCGTTCTTCATCTGGTTCTTCCTGGCCGACGCCACCGCGTACGGCTGGTGGCGCTGGGCGGCGGTGGTGCTGTTCCTGGTGGCCATTTACACAGACAAGCTCGACGGCGACATCGCCCGGGCGCGCGGGCTCATCACGAGCTTTGGGAAGATCGCGGACCCGATCGCGGACAAGCTGCTGATCGGCTCGGCCTTGATCATGCTGTCCGCCGTGGGCGAGCTGTGGTGGTGGGTGACGATCCTGATGCTGGTCCGGGAAGTGGGGATCACGGCCCTGCGTTTTGTGGTGATCCGCTACGGCGTCATGGCCGCCTCGGGGGGCGGCAAGCTCAAGACCGTCCTGCAGACAGTGGCCATCTTCCTCTTCCTGCTCCCCGTCACACCTGCCGTACCGTGGCTTTCCGTCGCGGCGCTGGTGGTCATGCTGGCGGCGCTGGCCGTCACGGTGGTCACCGGCATCGACTACCTCATCAAGGCCGGGCAGCTGCGCAGCGCCGGCCGCGGGGCGGCGTAGCCGTGGCGGTTCCGGGCATGGACCTGGACACGCTGGTGGCTGATGCAGCGGCCGCCGGGCTAAGCGTTGCCACGGCCGAATCGCTGACCGGCGGACTGCTTGCCGCCACCCTGGTGGAGGTTCCCGGCGCGTCGGGCATGCTCAACGGCGGCGTCATCGCCTACCAAAACGACGTCAAGGTCAGGGCGCTGGGCGTGCCGGCCGAAATGCTGGCCGAGCACGGAGCCGTCGACGCGCGGGTGGCCTGCGCCATGGCGCTGGGCGCCTGCCACCTGGCGGGAGCGCGGGTGGGGCTGTCCACCACCGGGGTGGCCGGACCTGAACCGCACCAGGGCAAGGCCGTGGGAGATGTCTTCATCGGTGTGGCCATCGACGGCGAGGTCCAGGCCTACGAATACCATTTCGGCGGGGACCGGGCCATGGTCCGCCAGCAGGCCGTGGACGAGGCGCTGGCGCTGCTGCAGCAGGTGGTCGCGGCGGCCCGGGAACAAAAGTTGTGACCGGATAGTTAGGGATAGTGAACGCATTGGGTGGTGATCACCCTTAGGATAAGATCACCAACGATAGGCGTTGCCCTTTTCGGACCAGCCGAAGAGGACGTATGCAAATGGCAAGGAGTAAGGCGATACCGATGGTGAAACAACCCGTATCCGTAAACGGCGTGGTGCGCTGGCGGGATGTGGGTTTGGCGGATGAGGCAAAGCATCAGCAGAAGGAGCGCAAAATGGTGGTTCTACGCCACGAAATTGGAGACGTTCTGCGGGATGTTCGCCAGCGTCAAGGCCGCACACTCCGCGAAGTCTCACACAACGCACGCGTCTCACTGGGCTATTTGAGTGAAGTGGAGCGTGGGCAGAAGGAAGCGTCTTCCGAGCTGCTTTCCTCCATCTGCTCCGCCCTTGACGTGCCCCTGTCACTCATGCTCCGCGAGGTGAGCGACCGTCTGGCCATAGCCGAAGGCGTGGCCGTCCCGGACACCGTTCCCCAGGAATTCGCAGCCCGCTATGGCCGCGACCTCAACGAGGAACTCTCCGAAGAACTGCGCAAGGGACTCATGTCTAACGCCTTCTAGGTGTGCACAGCGCCTGGAACGGCCCTTACGCCTTCCGTCACTGCCGCGCCGGAGGAAACCGGCATGCGGCGCCAAGATCCTTGCAGGCAGGCACAGTGTGTGGCCGGCCCGGACAGCAAAGCGGGCCCCGTCCTTGGAGGGGGCCCGCTTTGCTGCATGTCCAGCGCCGGCAGCCGTGCCGCACGGCGGGCCGGCCGCGGTCCTCAGCGGCCGCCGTCGTCATTGAGCTTGGCAATTAAGGCGGCCAAGGTGGCCAGGTCCGCCGTGTCCCAATGGGCCAGCAGGCTGTGAAAGGCACGCTGGCGGCCGTCATGGACTTCACGCATCTTGGCCAGGCCCCGGGGCGTGAGCTCAATCATCTGCGCGCGCCCGTCACGGGGATCGGCGTCCTTGCGGACCAGCCCCACGCTTTCCAGAAAACTGATCTGGCGGCTCACGGACGGCTTCCCGACACCGATGCTCCTGGCCAGCTCCGTCAGCCGCATGCCGCCCTGGTGCAGCAGCACCGAAAGCAGTCCATATGCGGCCGGCTCCAGATCCGGATGGACGCTGCGGGACAGCGAATGGCTGGTGGCCCGGGCCCGGCGCCACAACAGGCTGAGTTCAACCTCCAGCGCCTCCATGGCGGCCTCCTTTTCGGGTGCAAGGGGAGGAGTGGCATCACCCTGCGCTGAAGCTGCTGTACTCATGGGAACCAGTCTATTCTGCGCACGCCGGACGGCGCCCGGCGTGCAAGAATGGGACTGTGCGAGCAAGCGAGTTTTGGCGATTGATGGACGACGAGTTCACCCCCGGGTATTCCCGCGTCCTTGCCAGGGAACTGCATTTGGCCGGGGTAGGCGGGAAAACGGCCCTTGACGCCCTCGCTGCCGGATACGACCCGCGGGAGGTCTGGCTTGAGGTGTGCCAAATGCAGGACGTGCCGGAGGCGCGGCGCCTGGGGCGCGACATCCCCGTGAAGAAATGACCGTGGACATGACAGCGACGATCTAACAACTTTGGCTGGCGACACGCCGTGCGAAGAATCGAATACCTGTTCGAAGCGCCCTAGAATTGAACGGACCGGTGCGGCAGGGGAAGAAAGTTCTCCACAAATTTGCCCGCAGCGGCGGACTTCGGCGGACATTGTCAGAGCCTTGAACTAGCGTTTTAACCAACGTAACGCCACGGAGTTGCCCCCACGGGGAAGTCCGCAGGAAGAAACCAAACCACCACCCGGACCCGGTGCAGGAAGTGCCGGAAGGACGGGGCCGAAGATTCGGCACAGATGAAAGACCGAGGTGAACCATGGCCGCTCCCGCAGACCGTGAAAAGGCGCTGGCCGCAGCGCTGGCCCAGATTGACAAGCAGTATGGCAAGGGCTCGGTAATGCGCCTGGGTGACGATGTCAGGGCGCCCATTGAAGTCATTCCCACCGGATCCATCGCCCTGGATGTTGCGCTGGGCATCGGAGGACTGCCGCGTGGCCGTGTCGTGGAGATCTACGGCCCGGAATCCTCGGGTAAGACCACCGTAGCGCTGCATGCCGTCGCGAACGCGCAAAAGAACGGCGGCATTGCGGCGTTCATCGACGCCGAGCACGCCCTGGACCCCGACTACGCCGCCAAGCTCGGTGTGGACACGGACGCACTTTTGGTCTCCCAGCCGGACACCGGCGAGCAGGCGCTGGAGATCATGGACATGCTGATCGGCTCCGGCTCGCTGGACGTCATTGTCATCGACTCCGTGGCCGCGCTGGTGCCGCGCGCCGAAATCGAGGGCGACATGGGCGACAGCCACGTGGGCCTGCAGGCGCGCCTGATGAGCCAGGCCCTGCGCAAGATCACCGGGCGCCTGAGCCAGACCAAGACCACCGCCATCTTCATCAACCAGCTGCGTGAGAAGATCGGCGTGTTCTTCGGCAGCCCGGAGACCACCACCGGTGGAAAGGCGCTGAAGTTCTACGCCTCCATCCGCATCGACGTCCGCCGCATCCAGACATTGAAGGAGGGGTCGGACGCCGTCGGAAACCGGACCAAGGCCAAGGTCGTCAAGAACAAGATGGCACCGCCGTTCAAGGTTGCCGAGTTCGACATCATCTATGGCCAGGGCATTTCGCGTGAAGGCGGAATCATCGACATGGGCGTGGAGCACGGCATCATCCGCAAGTCAGGTTCCTGGTTCACCTACGACGGCGACCAGCTCGGCCAGGGCATGGAGAACTCCCGCCGCTTCCTGCGGGACAACCCCGAGCTGGCGGAGGAACTCGAGCGCCTGATCAAGGTCAAGCTGGGTGTGGGCGTCGCCGCGGAACCTCCGGCGGAGGCAGCCCCGAAGCTGAAGGCCGTCGACGGCTTCTAAGGGGCTGCCGTGAACACGAAGCGGCCGGCCCCGGAACTGGACCCCGACGCGAATCCGGCGTCGGTGGCCCGGGCCATCATCCTGCGGCAGCTGACCAACTCGCCCAAGAGCCGCCATCAGCTGGCCCAAAAGCTGGCGGAACGTCACGTTCCGGATGACGTCGCCGAGTCCGTGCTGGACCGCTTCGAGGAAGTCAAGCTCATTGACGACGCCGAATTCGCCCGGCTGTGGGTACGCAGCAGGGCCCAAAACCGGTCGCTCGCCAGGGGCGCGCTCCAGCGCGAGCTCGCGGAGAAGGGGATATCCGCTCACCTGGCCGAGGAGGCGCTGGCCCAGGTCAGCGACGACGACGAGGCGGCCAGTGCCGAGGCCCTGGTGCGGCGCAAGCTGCGCGGGTCCATGAATCTGGCGGATACGGCGGAGCGGGACAAGTACACCCGGCGCTGGGTGGCCATGCTGGCGCGCAAGGGCTTCGGGCCCTCGAATGCCTTCGCCGTGGTGGAGCGGCTCATCGATGAGCAGCTCGACGGCGAATCACCGGAGTAAATCCCGCGGAATGCGCCCCTGCCGCGGTTATGCTTGCCACCTATGATCAGTCTTCCACGTCGTCTGGTGAGCACCCTGGCCGCAGCAGTTGCGGCCGGGTTCATCGTCGTTTCGGGCGTTTCGGCAAGTCCTGTCTCCGCCGATGACGGGCCGCCCACCGGCTACCCCACGTGGTCCGACGTCCAAAAGGCCAAGGGGAACGCCGCTGCCACCCAGGCCGAAGTCGCCAAGATCAACGCCCTGTTGGACACGTTGTCCGCCGAATCCGACACCCTCGGCACCGCGGCAGTCCAGGCCGGGGCAGCGTACGCCGCGACAAAGGCGCAGCTGGATGTGGTCACCGGCCAGGTCAACGTCCTGCAGGCACAGACCAGCCGCGCCGAAAAGCAGGCGTCCGGCTACCAAAAGGACGTTGCCGCGGCGGCAGTCCAAAGCTACAAGTCGGGCGGGGCCAACCTCGGCATCTTCACCACCCTGACGAGCCTGGGCTCCACCAATGCGCTGCAGGGCCTGGACATGCTGGCCCAGGTGGGCGAACAGGCCGCCGGCAGGGCCGTGCGGGCCAAGGCCGCCGAGTCCGTGGCGGCGTCACTGGCCCAGTCCCGGCAGGCCGCGGAGGCCCAGCAGGCCGCCCTGACGGCGGCCTCCCAATCGGCCCTGGACAAGGCCGTCGCCGCGCAGCGGGCGGTGGCCGACCAGCTCGCGGCCAGAAAGAAGGACAGCGCGACCCTGACGGCGCAGCTGGCCATGCTCAACAACACCACCAACGCCGTTGAGCAAAAGTACCGGCAGGGCCAGGAAGCCCAGGCCGCCTACGAAGCGGCCCAGGAAGCCAAGCGACGGGCCGCCGCATTGGAAGCGGCGCGGCAGGCAGCCGCGGCGGCCGCCGCGGCGGCGGCTTCAGCGGCCCAGCAGCAGGCCCAACCGGTCCAGCCGGCGGTGCCCGCCCAGGCCAGCAGCGGCTTCATTCCCGTGGAGGTCCTCCTGCCCAACATCCCCGGCGGCGCCGTCAACGACCCTTCGGGAGCGCAGGCCTACGCCTCGTCCCGGCTGAGTGTGTACGGATGGCCGCAGAGCCAGTTCCAGTGCCTGCTGCAGCTGTGGACGCAGGAGTCCGGATGGCTGACCAACGCCACCAACCCGAGCAGCGGCGCCTATGGCATCGCCCAGGCCCTGCCGCCGGGAAAGTATTCGGATACGGGATCCGACTGGCTCACCAACTATCACACGCAGATCGACTGGGGCCTAGGTTACATCAACGACCGCTATGGTTCCCCGTGCGGCGCCTGGGGCCACGAAGTCGCCAACAACTGGTACTGACCCCCGATATCCAGGTGCGCTGCGCGGCTGTGCGCACAGCTCGCGGTGACCGTTGCTCAGAACAGCCCGGCCGGTGCCCGCCGGGGCCCATTTACCGACTATCCGCCCCAGGACTTAAGCTTGATGGGTGAGCCTGACCCTAGACGGCGTTGATTCTTCCGCCACCACCACTTCCCGCCGGCCGCGCACCTACGAGGTGCGCACCTACGGGTGCCAGATGAACGTCCACGACTCCGAGCGCATGGCGGGACTGCTGGAAGCGGCCGGCATGGTGGCCGTGGCCGACGCCAGTGACGCGCCGGCGCGCGACGCCGACGCCGGCGGCGGGCCCGTCCCCGACCGTCCAATTCCCGATGTGATCGTCTTCAACACCTGCGCCGTGCGGGAAAACGCGGACAACAAGCTCTACGGCAACCTTGGGATGCTGGCCCACGTGAAGGAATCCAACCCGGGCATGCAGATCGCCGTGGGCGGCTGCCTGGCGCAGAAGGACCGCGACACCATCCAAAAGCGCGCCCCCTGGGTTGATGTAGTCTTTGGCACCCACAACGTCGGGGCGCTCCCGGTGCTGCTGGAACGCGCCCGCCACAACGCCGACGCCCAGATGGAAATCCTGGAGTCCCTGGACGTCTTCCCGTCCACGCTGCCCACCAGGCGCGAAGCCGTGTACTCCGGCTGGGTCAGCATCTCCGTGGGCTGCAACAACACCTGCACCTTCTGCATCGTACCCTCGCTGCGCGGGAAGGAACGCGACCGCCGGCCCGGGGAGATCCTGGCCGAGATCCAGGCGCTCGTGGACGACGGCGCCATCGAGGTCACGCTGCTGGGCCAAAACGTCAACTCCTACGGCGTCGAGTTCGGCGACCGCCTGGCCTTCGGCAAGCTGCTGCGCGCCTGCGGCGGCATCAAGGGACTGGAACGCGTACGCTTCACCAGCCCCCACCCTGCCGCGTTCACCGACGACGTCATCGCCGCCATGGCCGAGACACCCAACGTCATGCCCCAGCTGCACATGCCTTTGCAGTCCGGCTCGGACAAGGTCCTCAAGGACATGCGCCGCTCCTACCGGAGCGCGAAGTTCCTGGCCATCCTGGACAAGGTGCGCGAACGGATGCCGCACGCCGCCATCTCCACCGACATCATTGTGGGCTTCCCCGGGGAGACGGAAGAAGACTTCCAGGCCACGCTCGACGTCGTGGAGAAGTCGCGCTTTGCCACCGCCTTCACCTTCCAATACTCCAAACGCCCCGGCACCCCGGCCGCGGAGCTGCCGGACCAGCTGCCCAAGGAAGTGGTGCAGGAACGGTTCCTGCGCCTGACCGCCCTGCAGGACAGGATCGCGGCCGAGGAAAACGCGAAGCAGGTGGGCCGCACCGTGGAGGTCATGGTCACGGCCCAGTCCGGCCGCAAGGCCGCCGAAACGCACCGCCTCTCCGGCAGGGCCCGGGACCAGAGGCTGGTCCACTTCAGCGTCCCCGAAGGAGCCGGGACCCCTCGCCCCGGCGACCTCGTCACCGTGCCCGTCACCGGGGCCGCCGCCTTCCACCTGGTGGCAGATCCTTCCCCCGCCGACTATCTGCTGCGCCGCTCGGCGGCCGGCGACGCCTGGGACAGGTCACAGGCGGAGTCCTGCGGCGTGCCGGCCCCCGGTTCCGGCACGGCGTCCGGTGCGAAGAACGCCGTGAGCCTGGGCATGCCCGCGCTGCCCGTCCGCACCGCGTGAGCGCGGCCGACGCCGGCCTGCCCGCCGCGAGGCAGGCTCCGTGCGCGCTGCCCGTTGTCGCCGTCGTCGGCCCCACCGGCTCGGGAAAGTCGGAACTGGCCCTGGAGCTCGCCGAACGGTTTGACGGCGAGGCAGTCAACGCCGACTCCATGCAGTTCTACCGCGGCATGGACATTGGCACGGCCAAGCTGCCGGCGGCCGCACGCCGCGGCATCCCGCACCACCTGATGGACTTTCTGGCCGTCAGCGAGGACACCACCGTGGCGGAATACCAGTCGATGGCGCGGGCCGCCGTTGCCGACATCCAGTCCCGTGGGAAGCTGCCCATCCTGGTGGGCGGCTCCGGACTGTACGTGCGCGCCGCCTTGGACGTGTTGGAGTTCCCCGGCACCGACGCGCAGGTGCGCGCCCGCCTGGAAGCCGAGCTCGACGCAGGCGGGCTGGCGCCGCTCGCGGCCCGCCTGGCGGTGGTGGATCCGGTCTCCGCCGCGCGCATCGGCGACGGCAAGCGCGTGGTCCGGGCCCTGGAAGTGCACGAGCTGACGGGGCGCCCGTTCAGCTCCTTCATGCCGCGCCGGCAACATGTCCAGCCCACGCTGCAGATCGGGCTGAACGGGGACCGCTCCGAGCTCCACCTGCGGCTGGCCGCCCGGGTGCACGCCATGGTGGACGCCGGGCTGCAGGCCGAGGTCGAGGCGCTCATTCCGCAGGGCCTGCGCGAAGGACGGACGGCGCGGAAGGCCCTCGGCTACCAGCAATTCCTGCGCGTCATCGACGGCGCATCCACCGCGGCGGCCGCCGCGGAGGACACGATCACGGCCACCCGCCAGTTTGCCCGCCGCCAGCTGACCTGGTTCCGTGCCGACCCGCGCGTGCAGTGGCTCGATTGGTCCGGGCCCGGTCTCGTGGACGCCGCGGCCGCCCTGGTGAGCCACGCCCAAGGTGGGCGGGGCGCTTGAGCGGCCGCCCGGCGTCGTACGCCTGTGCCATAAGCTTGTTCCATGAAAGGGTTCCCCGATGACTGAAGCAGCTGTGCCATTGACCGGGCTCCGTTTTGCCAAGGGCCACGGCACCGGCAACGACTTCGTCCTCGTCGCCGACCCCGACGGGGAACGCGACATCGCCCCGGAGCAGGTGGCGCTGTTGTGCGACCGCCACCGCGGGATTGGTGGCGACGGGCTCATACGCGCCGTGCGCTCCATGCACCTGCCGGAAGGCGCGGCGCTGCTCGCGGACAACCCCGACGCCGAATGGTTCATGGACTACCGCAACGGCGACGGCTCGCTGTCCGAGATGTGCGGCAACGGCGTGCGGGTCTTTGTGCATTTCCTGATCGACCAGGGCCTGGCCTCCCTCGCCGAGGGGGAGGCGTTGACCATCGGCACCCGCGGCGGCGTCAAGGTCGTGGCCCGGACGGGGACCGGCTACCGCGTCGACATGGGACCCTGGGAGTTCATCTTCCCCGAGCAGGCCGGGGAACGCGGCACGGATTCGCTCGTGGAGGCCGCCGGCCTGGACGTGGCCCGCCCGGCCCTGTCGGTGAGCATGGGCAACCCGCACACGGTGGTGGCCCTGGCGGACCTCGCCGAACTTGAGGGCACACGGCTCGGCGCGGCGCCGGCCGTGACCCCCGTCCCGCCCTACGGGACCAACGTTGAATTTGCCGTGCCTGCCGATCCCCTGGTGACGGACGACGTCGGCCACATCACCATGCGCGTGCACGAGCGTGGCGTCGGGGAGACCCTCTCCTGCGGCACGGGGGCCTGCGCGGCGGCGGTCGCGACCCGCTTCTGGGCCGGCGCCACCGCCCCGGACGACTGGGCCGTGGCCGTGCCGGGCGGGACGGTGGGCGTGCGCTTCTTTCCCGGTGCGGACGGCCGCGAACACGTCGAGCTGAGCGGGCCGGCCGTGATCGTGGCCGACGGAGTGCTTGCCTAGCTACCGCCGGACAACCTTCAGGATCCGGAACGCCTTGTGCGTTGAGTCGCGGGAGACCTTGAAGCTCGCCTCAGGGAAGCGTTCGTCCAGTTCCGCGGCCAGCCAGCGCTGCAAGGAATCCGCGCCGAGGTTCTTTTGCACCACCAGGTAGGCGGTGCCGCCGTCGGCCAGCCGGGGCAGCCACATCAGCAGGATGGAGTGCAGCTCGGCCTTGCCGACGCGGATGGGCGGATTGGACCAGATGGTGTTGAAGCGCAGCTCCGGGTCGACGGCGTCGGGCGTGGACGCGTGGACGTTGGACAGGCCCAGGGCCTTCGCGTTGTCGGTGGTGAGTTCGATGGAGCGCTCGTTGACATCCACCGCATGAACGGCGGCGCCGGGGGAGCGCAGGGCCAGGGTCAGCGCCACCGGCCCCCAGCCGCAGCCAATGTCCAGAAGGTTTCCCTCGGCGGCCGGCGGCGGGGCACCGTTCAGCAGGACGGTGGTGCCCTTGTCCACACCGTCCGGGCTGAAAATGCCGCCCGCGGTCTGCAGTGTGCGTTCGGCGCCAGCCAACCACACCGTCAGCGGACGCC
This genomic stretch from Arthrobacter dokdonellae harbors:
- a CDS encoding FtsK/SpoIIIE family DNA translocase, which gives rise to MATRSSPARASAGKQGGASARPAKTAKMPSTRSRQTVPEPQHVWPVRFVAGLWQGLGHLIGGAIRRMGADVSGIAHEDRRDGSGLFFILLAALIATFEWWGLTGGVADAVHGVFQGTFGWFAAMLPPMLLIFAILVFRQPTNVRANNRVAIGFSLMVISGCALAHVAGGMPDAGSGFAGVSRAGGMVGMIGGGLVGAASPVLAVAVFSILAFFSLLILTATPIRHIPDRLRSLYEQLVGTAPRHDDVADGHDQSYLYDREDLPKEKKPRALRGRKKAAADTLEPGYDTDGAFDTPLVDVADDDTGAAPAVPSLPPGVRRPTRDELAADRIKARQGLPTSTGHEAADGHLAAPDAVTEAIGIVTAGAATRAMPAPPSSVPAPIPARSEQLQLSGDVTYTLPESDFLPAGPPAKDATDANDAVVAALTDTLNQFNVDAAVTGFSRGPTVTRYEIELASGTKVERVTALSKNISYAVASSDVRILSPIPGKSAIGIEIPNADKEIVVLGDVLRSANARRTDHPMVMGVGKDVEGGFVVANLAKMPHLLVAGATGAGKSSFVNSMIVSILMRSTPDEVRMVMVDPKRVELTAYEGVPHLITPIITNPKKAAEALQWVVREMDQRYDDLANYGFKHIDEFNKAVKAGKVHPPVDSKRIIRPYPYLLVIVDELADLMMVAPRDVEDSIVRITQLARAAGIHLVLATQRPSVDVVTGLIKANVPSRMAFATSSVTDSRVVLDQPGAEKLLGQGDALFLPMGKSKPIRVQGAWVTEAEIKRVVDHVKGQLTVHYRDDVAVEAPRKQIEDDIGDDLELLLQATELVVTTQFGSTSMLQRKLRVGFAKAGRLMDLLESRGVVGPSEGSKARDVLVKPDDLAATLAAIRGGGAGEGPAEGGAGVAPTEGGPSDGGPGPAVGDAMTAALTENANANHGWGTDLVAEDLASRTEAVDYYDGDDEDGGEDAWSLTGR
- the pgsA gene encoding CDP-diacylglycerol--glycerol-3-phosphate 3-phosphatidyltransferase, translated to MLRIVLVPFFIWFFLADATAYGWWRWAAVVLFLVAIYTDKLDGDIARARGLITSFGKIADPIADKLLIGSALIMLSAVGELWWWVTILMLVREVGITALRFVVIRYGVMAASGGGKLKTVLQTVAIFLFLLPVTPAVPWLSVAALVVMLAALAVTVVTGIDYLIKAGQLRSAGRGAA
- a CDS encoding CinA family protein, translating into MDLDTLVADAAAAGLSVATAESLTGGLLAATLVEVPGASGMLNGGVIAYQNDVKVRALGVPAEMLAEHGAVDARVACAMALGACHLAGARVGLSTTGVAGPEPHQGKAVGDVFIGVAIDGEVQAYEYHFGGDRAMVRQQAVDEALALLQQVVAAAREQKL
- a CDS encoding helix-turn-helix domain-containing protein: MVKQPVSVNGVVRWRDVGLADEAKHQQKERKMVVLRHEIGDVLRDVRQRQGRTLREVSHNARVSLGYLSEVERGQKEASSELLSSICSALDVPLSLMLREVSDRLAIAEGVAVPDTVPQEFAARYGRDLNEELSEELRKGLMSNAF
- a CDS encoding MarR family winged helix-turn-helix transcriptional regulator, which gives rise to MSTAASAQGDATPPLAPEKEAAMEALEVELSLLWRRARATSHSLSRSVHPDLEPAAYGLLSVLLHQGGMRLTELARSIGVGKPSVSRQISFLESVGLVRKDADPRDGRAQMIELTPRGLAKMREVHDGRQRAFHSLLAHWDTADLATLAALIAKLNDDGGR
- a CDS encoding DUF3046 domain-containing protein; the protein is MRASEFWRLMDDEFTPGYSRVLARELHLAGVGGKTALDALAAGYDPREVWLEVCQMQDVPEARRLGRDIPVKK